The nucleotide window GAGAAGGCCGCCGAGCTCGCCCGGAAGGGGCACCGAGTCCTCATCGACGTCAGGAGGATCGAGCACGGCAGGATACTCCGGAAGATGCTTGGCGAGATGGGCGTGAAGGCGGAGTTCCTGAGCTCAAAGAGCTCCAACCGCTGGGAGATACTTGAGGCGTTCAAGAACGGAGAGATTCCGGTTCTCATCTCGACACTCCTCAAGGAGGGCGTGGACATACCGGAGATTTCGGCGATAATACTTGCGGGAGGCGGCAAGAGCGATATCATGACGATTCAGACAATAGGGCGCGCCCTGAGGCCGAAGAAGGGAATGAAGGCCGTTATAGTTGACGTTCAGGACGACGACCCCTTACTCTTCACCCACTTCATCGAGCGGCAGAAGGCGCTCAAGCAGTACTACGGTAAATACTACGACAGGGAGATGGCCTCAAAGCTCGAGGAGAGTGTCACCAAAAAGGGCCGCCCTCGTAAGCGCTCTTGAGTAGCGTTCGAACAGGTCGCGTTTTGCTTTTTTGATTCCCCTTTCATCCGCCTGGAACTTCACGTCCGGGTATTCCATATGCCAGAGTATGAGTCCCTCGGGGGGCGCGGGGGGAACTTTTTTGCCATACTGTCCCTTGAGCATCATTTCGACCGTTTTGGGCTCCATGAGGCCAAGACCGCAGAATCGGATTGCGTTAACTATTCTTCTCGCCATCTCCCACAGGAAGCTTTTTCCCTCGATTTCGATGATGTAGTAGCCCTGGCGCCCTATGACCTCAACCCGGAGGAGCTCTCTGATCGGATCCCTGCCGGGTTCAAGCCGGGAGAATGCCGAAAAGTCATGTTCGCCAACGAAGAGCGCCGCGCACTCTCTCATATCGCGCTCATTGAAGCCCTCGTCAACCTGGTAGTAGCGGTAGGTCTTTGACCTCGCCTGGAACCTGGGGTGGAATCCCTCGGGAACCTCAGCAACGCCGAGAACCCAGAGATCCCTGAGGTGGTGGTTGAGAACCTCCGCGCGAACGAGGTCCGGTCTCGAGGCGACGTCAAAGGCCACGACGTTGAAGATTGCTGAAACTCCCCTGTCCGTTCTCGAGGCCCCCTTGAAGTTCGAGCTCTCGGCGTCCCTTATTATTCCGAGCTTCGACAGGGCCTTTATCAGCTCCCCTTCGACGGTTCTAACGTCGGGCTGCCTCTGAAAGCCATAGAACGCGCTGCCATCGTATGCCACTCTGAGTGCGAACCTCATGGTTGTTGGATGGGCCAGAGGGTATAAATGTCTTTTCCACGGTGCTGGTTGATACTGCGACGGATTATTTTGCAAATGTAAACCTCAATTTTGGATGCTGTTCAAGCGGGAGCGAGAAAAATTGATAAACCACGTCCACAAAGTGTACCCGGAGGTGGGAGGATGGATGCGATAATAGGGATTGAGGTGCTTGAGAACGTGACGAACTTCGAGATAATGTGCGCCCTTCTGGAGAAGAGGATAAAAATAGAGGATTAGAGGTACGGCGCCCGATAGAGCGGCCTTAGGAACATTTCAAACGCCGCCACGGGCATTTCTATTCCCCAGTTTTCCAGGACTGCCGGGTGGACCTCCCCGATGATGCCGATCGGTTTTCCTTCGACGACTATTTTTCCTGCCCTCCCCGGAATGAAGCTCGGATGATCAATGCCCTCGAGCTCGTACCTGAAGCCGAGGTGGTGCATCACGCTCTCAAGTATCTCCTTGGCCTCGGTGAAGGTAACGCGCGGGTGGGCGAGGGCAACAGCCAGCTTGCTCTCACTGACCGTTTTGGTCTCCCTGCTCTCGTCTATGAGTGTAGCCTTTCCGACCTCGAAGATTCTCTGCGGGTACTCCTCGTGGGTGTTCTGGCTCAGGAAATCGAGGAGGCTTGGGATGAGCCAGACCCTCAGGGCGGACCACTTGGGGCTTATGGGGTTCTCTATCTCGACGAGCTCCGCCGGCGGGTGGCTGAAGCGGTCCTCACCGGGTTCGAGCAGCATCTTTCCGTACTGGGATTCCCTGTTCGTCAGGTTGAAGGTCATGACCTCCTGGAGGCCGTAGCCGACCATGAGCTCCCTGACGGCATCCTCGAACTCGATGAACTTGTCGCCCCTTCCCTGGACGGCAAGCTTTGGCTCCTCAGGTTCGATCTCGTTATAGCCGTAGGCTATGAGGACATCCTCCAGAACGTCGCGGGCGTGCATTATGTCGTCGCGGAAGGCGGGATAGAGGAGGTTTGCCTTCCCGTCAACCAACTTGACATCGTACATCATTCTCTCGAGGAGGTCTTTGATCTCCTCGTCACTCAGCTCGAGCCCGGTGAGCCTCTTGATGTAGTCGAGCTCAACCTTGAAGGATTTGGGAGTTAAATCCGGTGTTTCAATTACTAACCAATCTGTTAGTTTCTCAATAGTTCGTAGTTTATCTTCAACATCCGGGGCTAAATAACTAACTAACTCATTAATATCCATATCAGGGTATACTACTTCCACACTCTTTATCTTCCCCCCGCGTTCAGCTAAAGCGGTAACCACGACGTTCAAAGCCAGCATGACTTTGTTCAGGTCCCAGCCGGTCACGTCGATGAAGACGTTTCTCGTCTCCGGGGTCACCCTGCCGGTTATCTCGGAGTTTATAATCGGGGGCATCGAGAGAACCTTACCCTCGCTGTCCACGAGGAGCGGGTAGTAGGGCTTGTCCTTGATGAGGTGGCCATACTCCCTGCCCTTCTCGTGCTTCTCAAGTATCTCCTCGAGAGTCATCTCCTCCTCGAAGCCCAGCGGAACGAACTTCTCGCTCTTCTCAGCGGCGCGGTAGTATATTGGCGGCTTCACCTTATCAAAGTCGAAGATGCCTATGGCGACCTCTCTTCTCCTCCTCCCGAAGGTTAAGGCCACCTTCTCCTGGAGGTTGATCATCTGCTTTAGCGCCTCTTCATCGAGGTTCAGTCCCTCAACTATTGCGTAGACACCATACGGGCGGATGTTCTTCAGCTTCCCGTCAACGTAAACCGTTACGCCGCTGTCTTCCACTTTGTACCCGGGAAGACCGCTCTCGAAGCCGAGCGCCCAGCGTATCTGCCTTGCTATTCCCTCGGCGCTCCAGAGGTCGGGCCTGTTGGTGTCCTTTGAGTCTGCCTTGAAGTAGATTTCACCGTCCTCCTCCCAGACGTCGTCCAGCTCGCACTTCGCGTAGAGGAAGAGGTCCTCCCACTCCTCAACGGTGAAGGTCTTCCCGACGAGCCTTTCCAGATCCCGCTTTGACACATCGAACTTGGGCATGGTATCACCTCACCAGACCAGTCTCGCCTCCCTCAACCATCTGAGGTCATAGCTGAACAGGTAGCGGATGTCGTCTATTCCGAGTTTGAACATAGCAAGTCTGTCTATTCCTATCCCCCACGCTATCACCGGAACGTCAACTCCGAGGGCCTTCGTCATCTCCTCGCGGAAGATTCCGGCACCGCCGAACTCAACCCAGCCGAGCTCGGGGTGGTAGGCGCTCATCTGAACGCTCGGCTCGGTGAACGGGTAGTAGTCCGGCAGGAACTTGACCTTCCTGGCCCCGGCTATCTCCACCGCGAAGCGCTTGAGTATCCCGAGGAGGTTCCTGAAGTTCAAATCCTCGCCGACGACGAAGCCATCGACCTGGTTGAACTCTATGAGGTGGGTTCTGTCGAGGACGTCCGGGCGGAAGACACGCTGAATCGTGAAGTATTTTCCTGGTATCTCAACGCCCCTGGCGAGCTGTCTGCCGCTCAGGGCTGTACCGTGTGCCCTCGGCATGAGGAGCATGGCCCTCTCTGGCGACCAGACGTAGCCCCAGCCGCGGGAACCTGCCAAGCCGTGCTCGTGGGCAGCCTTGACGCTGGCGACGAGTTCCTCCATGGGCAGGTGGCCGTTCTTCGGGTATTTGAGCTGGTAGGTATCGGTCCAGTCTCTCGCCGGGTGGTTCTGGGGCTGGAAGAGCGCGTCGAAGTTCCAGAACTGGGTCTCTATGAGGCTGTCGGAGACCATCTCGATGAATCCCATCTCGATAAGTCTCTTCCGTATCTTGTCGAGAAAGGCCCTGTACGGCTGCTTCTTGCCCGGGTAAATCCTCCTGACCGGGGCCGAGATGTTAAAGCGCTTGAACTCGACCTCGCGCCATTTTCCAGACTTTATCAGCTCCGGGGTCAGGTTGGAGACCTCTTCCTTCAGCTCGATGCCCCTCTTCACGAGCTCCATTCCCTCGGGGGATATCTCGACGAGCCTCTCGGTAACGGAATCTTCCTCCGCAATCTTCCTTCTCTTGAGCTCTTTAACGGGAATGAGTCCTTCAATCTCCTCCAGAGGTACGGTCTTCCTCTCCGTGAGGAGCTTGAGGGCGGTATCAATGGACCTCTCTTCCGCGCTGAGTCCCTTCTCGGTGATTTCGAGGACTAACTTCCCGTCCTCCTTCCTAACGCTCGCCCAGCTCTCCTTCCTCAGGAGGCCGACTATAGGTTTCAGCTCATCCTCGCTGAGAACGTTCCTCAGGTCATCCAGGGTCGCCTTTTTCTTTTCCTTCAGAACCTCCAGCGCCCTCCGCTCAGGGAGGCCTATTTCAGCGTACTTTCTTCCGGTCTCGGTGAGCCTGACAACCCTCTCACTTTTCTCGTGGAGCTTCGCCAGCCCCTTGCTCTGAAGGCCGAGAACCGCTCGCATAACAGCAACCTGATCCAGACCGGTCCTTTTGACGAGCTCTTCGAATTTAGTCTTTCCAACTTCGCTGAGCTTTATGAGCGTGAGTTTCTCCTGGTAGCTTAGCTCCATAGTGCCACCTCCCTGGGGTGAGTTTGAGAGGAGTTACTTAAGAATTGCGGTGAAAGAAAAGGGGAGATAATTCAACCCTTGTGCGGGAAGAACACGACCTTACCGGTCTTACCGGCCTTCATCAGCTCAAAGGCTTCCTCGAAGTCATCAAAGCCCTTGTACTTGTGGGTGATGACCGGGTCGAGGTTGAGCCTGCCGCTCTGGATGAGGCTTGAGACCGTGTACCAGGTCTCCCAGAGGTGCCTTCCGGTTATGCCGTGAACCTCGAGGGCCTTGAAGATTATCAGGTTGTTGAAGTCCACCGTAACGTCCCTCGGGAAGAGGCCGAGAAGTGAGACCCTTCCTCCTGGAGTGGTGGCCGCTAGACCCTGCTCCAGAGCCTTGGGGGCGCCGCTGAACTCCAGGAAGACCTCAACGCCGGCGCCGTCGGTTATGTCCATAACCGCCTTGACGGGATCCTCCTCGAAGGGGTTGATGACGTAGTCGGCACCGACCTTCTTGGCCAGCTCGCGCCTGAACTCGCTCGGCTCGCTCACGATAACCGGGTAAGCCCCGGACGCCTTTGCAACGGCAATTCCAAGAAGTCCGAGCGGGCCTGCACCCGTTATAAGTGTGCTCCTTCCGGCTATCGGCCCCGCCAGAACGGTATCGACGGCATTGCCAAGCGGCTCCTGGAGCGCCGCGTACTCAGGGGGCATGTCCTTTGGGTTCTTCCAGGCGTTCTGGGCAGGAACTATCGCGTATTCCGCGAAAACACCGTCCATGTCAACGCCGAATATCTTGGTGTTCTGGCAGACGTGGTAGCGGTTGTGCCTGCAGGCGTAGCACTTGCCGCAGACGATGTGCGTTTCCGCGCTTATGTAGTCGCCGACCTCGAGGGTATCAACGCCGGGTCCGACCTCGATGACCTCTCCAGCCACTTCGTGGCCCATGATCTGGGGTGGCTTGATCCTGCTCTGCGCCCACTCGTTCCACTCGTAGATGTGGAGGTCGGTTCCGCAGATGCTGGTGGCGAGAACCTTGATGAGGACTTCGCCCGGTCCTGGCTTGGGAACATCAACCTCAACGAGCTCGGCACCATAAGCGGGCTTCGTTTTCATGATAGCCGGCATCTTTTCGGCCATGGCAATCATCTCCTTAACATTTACATGGATATCTGAACGGGGGACGATATAAACCTTTTGTGGCGGCAATTGGAGGATGAGTGTTCCCTATCCCTATCGGAAACCTTATATCCCCTTTTGAGTATGTCCCCTGTGAAGGGGGTTTAGGGATGGCGCTCATAGTAGTGACCGGCAGAGGCGGTGCCGGAAAGACCACGACAACGGCCAATTTCAGTACGTTTCTGGCCATGCGGGAGTACCGCGTCCTCGCGGTTGACGGCGACCTGTATCTCCCCAACCTTGGCTTTCACTTTGCTCTTGACACTGTTAAATATACCCTTCACTCGCTCCTGAAGAACCCCGATATAGACCCCGAATGGGCGATTTACCGGCATCCCCACACCGGTGTTCATGTGCTTCCGGGGAGCACCCAGCTCCAGGACGTTCTGGGCATCTCTCCGAGGAGACTTGTGGACATTCTGGACCGGGTGAAGTATAAGTTCGGTGTCGTCTTCGTTGATTCGCCCACAGGCATACCGTTCGACACCCTCCCGACTTTTGAGGTCGCAAACTACCAGCTTATAGTCGTCGAGATAGAGCGCTCGCCGATATACTCCTTTGAAACGATGGTTGAAAACGAGATAGAGAAGCTGAAGGCACTCGGCGAGAGGTACGGCCTCAATATAGGTGTGATCCTGAACAAGGTTCGTGAGTCTGCGGACGTTGTGGACAAGATCGTGGAGGCGGTCGAAGAAGATCTCGATGTCCCGGTTCTCGGATGGATACCCTTTGACTACAACGTCCCCGAGTCCATCAATGTTGGAGTGCCCATAGTTAAATATGCCCCAAACAGTGATGCCTCGATAGCATTCCGGGAAGCCGGAGAGGTGCTTGAGGAGTGGATATTCGGCTGATTTCTGGAGGTGTCGATATGAACGTGGAGGAACTTGTGGAGAAAGTGGCCAGCGGAGAAATAAAGCTCCACCAGGTTGAGAGGTACACAAACGGTGATAAGAAACTCGCCACTGAAATAAGGAGGAGGGCGCTTGAAAAGAAGCTCGGTGTTAGCCTTGAGAACATAGGGCACTACTCGATAGACCCCGAGAGGGTCATAGGCAAGAACATCGAGAACATGATAGGCGTCGTCCAGATACCGATGGGAGTTGCCGGCCCTCTTAAAATCAACGGGGAATATGCCAGGGGCGAGTTCTACATCCCCCTCGCCACCACTGAGGGAGCGCTGGTTGCAAGCGTCAACCGTGGCTGCTCCGCCTTGACAGAGGCGGGTGGGTTGAAGACCACGATAATAGACGACAAGATGACCCGAGCGCCCCTCCTCAAGTGCCCCGACGCGAGAAGAGCCAGGGAAGTCGCCGAGTGGGTAAAGGCTAATCTCGACTACCTCCAGGAGAGGGCCGTCAGCAAGGTCACCAGACACGGAAAGCTGAGGGACGTTAAGCCTTACATCGTCGGCAACAACCTTTACCTGCGCTTCGAGTTCGAGACCGGAGATGCCATGGGCATGAACATGGTCACCATATCAAGCGAGGAGATAATGAAGGTCATCGAGGAGCACTTCCCGGACGTGAAGTACCTCGCCCTCTCGGGCAACCTCTGCGTGGACAAGAAGCCGAACGCGATGAACTTCATCAACGGCCGTGGGAAGACCGTTATTGCCGAGGCCATAATCCCGCGCGAGATAGTCGAGAAGAAGCTGAAAACCACTCCGGAGCTCATAGCCGAGGTCAACTACAGGAAGAACCTCATCGGTTCGGCCCAGGCCGGTTCCTATGGCTTCAATGCTCACTTTGGGAACATAGTCGGTGCAATCTTCCTTGCCACCGGCCAGGACGAGGCCCAGATTACCGAGGGCTCGCACGGCATAACCCTCGCGGAGGTTACCCCCGAGGGAGACCTCTACATCAGCGTCACCATGCCGAGCCTTGAGATTGGAACGGTCGGCGGAGGAACTCGCGTCCCGACCCAGAGGGAAGCCCTGAGCATAATGGGCGTTGCCGGCGGCGGAGATCCGCCCGGTACAAACGCCAGGAAGTTCGCGGAGATAATAGCCGGTGCAGTTCTTGCAGGGGAGCTTTCCCTTCTGGCGGCGATAGCGGCGAAGCACCTGGCGAAAGCACACGCCGAGCTGGGGCGTTAGCCCTTTTTCTCTCCTTCCATTCCGAGCCGGATAACGAAGACCTTTGTGCGGGCTTCTCCTGTTGAGATAACTTCTACCCCTCTGAAATAGAGCAGTGAGAGTGGATAGTCGAGTATCAGATAAATGATTAGGGCAAAGAGGATTGTAACGAGGAAACCAGTCCAGTAACTTCCCAGCTCTATCAAGGATGAAAAAACCACACCGCCCAAAAGGCTCATAAGAAAGTTCAGTGTCGAGCGGTGTTTGTGCCTGATGCCGCCGATTCTCTTCCGCCCTATGACATCGAGGAGGGCGCGGAATCCTTCTTTTCTCTTCACGCGAAACGCGAGGACGAACTCCGGGCGGGGAATCCCCTTGAGGCTCACGGGCACGTCTGACGCGGCCAGATAGAAGATGCGACCCAGTCCATCGGTTAGCTCTATTACCGTCAGAAACTTCCCACGGTCGTAGAAATTCTCTCCCGAGGACACCAGCAGGTACGGGTCGGGGTCGGTCAGACGGGTGAATCTCAGCCCCATGGATTTAAGGGCCCTCTCCACTGGCCGTGTGCAATCGGAGAGAATCTCGCATCTAACGAGCGCGTAGGTGCACCTCTTTCCGTCCATCCAGCCGGCGATGATTCCTTCAACCTTCGCTTTGAGCGCCATGCCATCACCTCACCCTTCCCCCGACGGCCGGTGGCCGCGGTGCTCACTTTTTCCTCTTCTTGTATCCCCTCCTGAACCCCTCTATGAGGCCGGATAGCAGCAGCACAAGGGGCAGGAAGCTGTTGATCCACTCCAGCTCATCGTTTTTGTAGCCCAGATAGCTCAGGAAGAGGAATCCTCCCCAGAGCAGGAGCT belongs to Thermococcus camini and includes:
- the tdh gene encoding L-threonine 3-dehydrogenase codes for the protein MAEKMPAIMKTKPAYGAELVEVDVPKPGPGEVLIKVLATSICGTDLHIYEWNEWAQSRIKPPQIMGHEVAGEVIEVGPGVDTLEVGDYISAETHIVCGKCYACRHNRYHVCQNTKIFGVDMDGVFAEYAIVPAQNAWKNPKDMPPEYAALQEPLGNAVDTVLAGPIAGRSTLITGAGPLGLLGIAVAKASGAYPVIVSEPSEFRRELAKKVGADYVINPFEEDPVKAVMDITDGAGVEVFLEFSGAPKALEQGLAATTPGGRVSLLGLFPRDVTVDFNNLIIFKALEVHGITGRHLWETWYTVSSLIQSGRLNLDPVITHKYKGFDDFEEAFELMKAGKTGKVVFFPHKG
- a CDS encoding MinD/ParA family ATP-binding protein, with protein sequence MALIVVTGRGGAGKTTTTANFSTFLAMREYRVLAVDGDLYLPNLGFHFALDTVKYTLHSLLKNPDIDPEWAIYRHPHTGVHVLPGSTQLQDVLGISPRRLVDILDRVKYKFGVVFVDSPTGIPFDTLPTFEVANYQLIVVEIERSPIYSFETMVENEIEKLKALGERYGLNIGVILNKVRESADVVDKIVEAVEEDLDVPVLGWIPFDYNVPESINVGVPIVKYAPNSDASIAFREAGEVLEEWIFG
- the pheT gene encoding phenylalanine--tRNA ligase subunit beta, with product MPKFDVSKRDLERLVGKTFTVEEWEDLFLYAKCELDDVWEEDGEIYFKADSKDTNRPDLWSAEGIARQIRWALGFESGLPGYKVEDSGVTVYVDGKLKNIRPYGVYAIVEGLNLDEEALKQMINLQEKVALTFGRRRREVAIGIFDFDKVKPPIYYRAAEKSEKFVPLGFEEEMTLEEILEKHEKGREYGHLIKDKPYYPLLVDSEGKVLSMPPIINSEITGRVTPETRNVFIDVTGWDLNKVMLALNVVVTALAERGGKIKSVEVVYPDMDINELVSYLAPDVEDKLRTIEKLTDWLVIETPDLTPKSFKVELDYIKRLTGLELSDEEIKDLLERMMYDVKLVDGKANLLYPAFRDDIMHARDVLEDVLIAYGYNEIEPEEPKLAVQGRGDKFIEFEDAVRELMVGYGLQEVMTFNLTNRESQYGKMLLEPGEDRFSHPPAELVEIENPISPKWSALRVWLIPSLLDFLSQNTHEEYPQRIFEVGKATLIDESRETKTVSESKLAVALAHPRVTFTEAKEILESVMHHLGFRYELEGIDHPSFIPGRAGKIVVEGKPIGIIGEVHPAVLENWGIEMPVAAFEMFLRPLYRAPYL
- the hmgA gene encoding hydroxymethylglutaryl-CoA reductase (NADPH) — encoded protein: MNVEELVEKVASGEIKLHQVERYTNGDKKLATEIRRRALEKKLGVSLENIGHYSIDPERVIGKNIENMIGVVQIPMGVAGPLKINGEYARGEFYIPLATTEGALVASVNRGCSALTEAGGLKTTIIDDKMTRAPLLKCPDARRAREVAEWVKANLDYLQERAVSKVTRHGKLRDVKPYIVGNNLYLRFEFETGDAMGMNMVTISSEEIMKVIEEHFPDVKYLALSGNLCVDKKPNAMNFINGRGKTVIAEAIIPREIVEKKLKTTPELIAEVNYRKNLIGSAQAGSYGFNAHFGNIVGAIFLATGQDEAQITEGSHGITLAEVTPEGDLYISVTMPSLEIGTVGGGTRVPTQREALSIMGVAGGGDPPGTNARKFAEIIAGAVLAGELSLLAAIAAKHLAKAHAELGR
- the truA gene encoding tRNA pseudouridine(38-40) synthase TruA, whose translation is MRFALRVAYDGSAFYGFQRQPDVRTVEGELIKALSKLGIIRDAESSNFKGASRTDRGVSAIFNVVAFDVASRPDLVRAEVLNHHLRDLWVLGVAEVPEGFHPRFQARSKTYRYYQVDEGFNERDMRECAALFVGEHDFSAFSRLEPGRDPIRELLRVEVIGRQGYYIIEIEGKSFLWEMARRIVNAIRFCGLGLMEPKTVEMMLKGQYGKKVPPAPPEGLILWHMEYPDVKFQADERGIKKAKRDLFERYSRALTRAALFGDTLLEL
- the pheS gene encoding phenylalanine--tRNA ligase subunit alpha: MELSYQEKLTLIKLSEVGKTKFEELVKRTGLDQVAVMRAVLGLQSKGLAKLHEKSERVVRLTETGRKYAEIGLPERRALEVLKEKKKATLDDLRNVLSEDELKPIVGLLRKESWASVRKEDGKLVLEITEKGLSAEERSIDTALKLLTERKTVPLEEIEGLIPVKELKRRKIAEEDSVTERLVEISPEGMELVKRGIELKEEVSNLTPELIKSGKWREVEFKRFNISAPVRRIYPGKKQPYRAFLDKIRKRLIEMGFIEMVSDSLIETQFWNFDALFQPQNHPARDWTDTYQLKYPKNGHLPMEELVASVKAAHEHGLAGSRGWGYVWSPERAMLLMPRAHGTALSGRQLARGVEIPGKYFTIQRVFRPDVLDRTHLIEFNQVDGFVVGEDLNFRNLLGILKRFAVEIAGARKVKFLPDYYPFTEPSVQMSAYHPELGWVEFGGAGIFREEMTKALGVDVPVIAWGIGIDRLAMFKLGIDDIRYLFSYDLRWLREARLVW